A section of the Camelus ferus isolate YT-003-E chromosome 33, BCGSAC_Cfer_1.0, whole genome shotgun sequence genome encodes:
- the ADAMTS8 gene encoding A disintegrin and metalloproteinase with thrombospondin motifs 8 — MPRAAPRWPPLLLLLPLLLLPPPPPPLARGAPARPGGGGPASALVVPTQLPSGAGELALHLSAFGQGFVLRLAPDASFLAPEFKIERLGGSGGAAGGERELRGCFFSGTVNGEPESLAAFSLCRGLSGSFLLDGEEFTIQPQGAGDSLHQPHRLQRWGPGRAAAEAQPLPGAPEWEVEKGEGQRQESGAHAHEEDEDEESKEEEAEGASELPPTLGATSRTKRFVSEARFVETLLVADASMARFYGADLQNHILTLMSVAARVYKHPSIRNSINLMVVKVLIVEDEYWGPMVSDNGGLTLRNFCSWQQHFNQPSDRHPEHFDTAILLTRLNFCGMRGMCDTLGVADIGTICDPSKSCSVIKDEGLQAAYTLAHELGHVLSMPHDDSNPCVRLFGPLGKHHMMTPLFVHLNKTLPWSPCSAMYLTELLDSGHGDCLLDAPTSALTLPTDLPGRRALYNLDEQCRQIFGLGFRHCPNTSPQDICAQLWCHVFGTEFLCHTKNGSLPWADGTPCGPGRLCWDGSCLPAEEVEKPKIVVDGGWAPWGPWGECSRTCGGGVQFSHRECKNPEPQNGGRYCLGRRTKYQSCRTEECPPDGKSFREQQCEKYNAYNYTDMDGNLLQWVPKYAGVSPQDRCKLFCRARGRSEFKVFEAKVIDGTLCGPETLAICVRGQCVKAGCDHVLGSPRKLDRCGVCGGEGNSCRKVSGFFNPSRYGYNDIVTIPAGATNIDVKQWSRPGVQNDGNYLALKTADGQYLLNGNLAISAIEQDILVKGTILKYSGSIATLERLQSFQPLPEPLTVQLLTVPGEVFPPRVKYTFYVPNDVNFSIQSGKERTTTNVIQPLLNVQWVLGDWSECSSSCGAGWQRRTVECLDPSGQASATCDEALKPEDAKPCGSQPCSP, encoded by the exons ATGCCCCGCGCCGCCCCCCGGTGGCCGccgctcctgctgctgctgccgctgctcctgctgccgccgccgccgccgccgctcgccCGCggcgccccggcccggcccggcggCGGGGGGCCGGCCTCGGCGCTGGTGGTGCCCACGCAGCTGCCGAGCGGAGCGGGCGAGCTCGCGCTCCACCTGTCCGCCTTCGGCCAGGGCTTCGTGCTGCGCCTGGCGCCCGACGCCAGCTTTCTGGCGCCCGAGTTCAAGATCGAGCGCCTCGGGGGCTCCGGCGGGGCGGCCGGGGGCGAGCGGGAGCTGCGCGGCTGCTTCTTCTCCGGCACGGTGAACGGGGAGCCCGAGTCGCTGGCGGCCTTCAGCCTGTGCCGCGGGCTGAGCGGCTCCTTCCTGCTGGACGGCGAGGAGTTCACCATCCAGCCGCAGGGCGCGGGGGACTCCCTGCACCAGCCGCACCGCCTGCAGCGCTGGGGGCCCGGGCGCGCCGCCGCCGAAGCCCAGCCCCTGCCCGGAGCGCCCGAGtgggaggtggagaagggagaggggcagaggcaggagagtgGAGCCCACGCGCATgaggaggacgaggacgaggagagcaaagaagaggaggcagaaggcGCCAGTGAGCTGCCACCGACACTGGGCGCCACGAGTAGGACCAAGCGGTTTGTATCTGAGGCTCGCTTCGTGGAAACGCTGCTGGTGGCCGATGCGTCCATGGCTCGGTTCTACGGAGCCGACCTGCAG AATCACATCCTGACACTGATGTCGGTGGCAGCCCGCGTCTACAAGCACCCCAGCATCAGGAACTCCATCAACCTGATGGTGGTGAAAGTGCTGATAGTGGAAGACGAGTACTGGGGCCCGATGGTGTCCGACAACGGGGGGCTCACGCTGCGGAACTTCTGCAGCTGGCAGCAGCATTTCAACCAGCCCAGCGACCGGCACCCGGAACACTTCGACACGGCCATCCTGCTCACCAGACTG AACTTCTGTGGGATGAGGGGCATGTGTGACACCCTGGGGGTGGCTGACATCGGCACCATCTGTGACCCCAGCAAGAGCTGCTCTGTGATCAAGGACGAGGGACTGCAGGCAGCCTACACTCTGGCCCACGAGCTAG ggcacgtgctcagcatgcccCACGACGACTCCAACCCCTGCGTGCGGCTCTTCGGGCCCCTGGGCAAGCACCACATGATGACGCCCCTCTTCGTCCACCTGAACAAGACGCTGCCCTGGTCCCCCTGCAGCGCCATGTACCTCACGGAGCTCCTGGACAGTGGGCACG GAGACTGTCTTCTGGATGCCCCCACGTCGGCCCTGACCCTCCCGACAGACCTCCCAGGCCGCAGGGCCCTCTATAACCTGGACGAGCAGTGCAGGCAGATCTTTGGGCTGGGCTTCCGCCATTGCCCCAACACCTCCCCACAGGACATCTGTGCCCAGCTCTGGTGCCACGTGTTCGGCACCGAGTTCCTCTGCCACACGAAGAACGGCAGCCTGCCCTGGGCTGACGGGACGCCCTGCGGGCCCGGGCGCCTCTGCTGGGATGGCAGCTGTCTGCCCGCCGAGGAAGTGGAGAAACCCAAG ATTGTGGTGGACGGAGGCTGGGCCCCATGGGGACCCTGGGGAGAATGTTCAAGGACCTGCGGAGGAGGGGTGCAGTTTTCACACCGTGAGTGCAAGAACCCCGAGCCTCAGAATGGAGGGAGATACTGCCTGGGTCGGAGAACCAAGTACCAGTCATGCCGCACGGAGGAGTGCCCCCCCGacg GGAAGAGCTTCAGGGAACAGCAGTGTGAGAAGTACAACGCCTACAATTACACAGACATGGATGGGAACCTCCTGCAGTGGGTCCCCAAGTATGCGGGGGTGTCCCCCCAAGACCGCTGCAAGCTGTTCTGCCGGGCCCGGGGTCGGAGTGAGTTCAAAGTGTTCGAGGCCAAG GTGATCGACGGCACCCTGTGTGGGCCAGAGACCCTGGCCATCTGTGTCCGTGGCCAGTGTGTCAAGGCTGGCTGTGACCATGTACTGGGCTCGCCTAGGAAGCTGGACAGATGTGGGGTGTGCGGGGGCGAAGGCAACTCGTGCAGGAAGGTCTCCGGTTTCTTCAACCCCTCCAG ATATGGCTACAATGACATCGTCACCATCCCCGCTGGTGCCACAAACATTGACGTGAAACAGTGGAGCCGCCCAGGGGTCCAGAACGACGGCAACTACCTGGCCTTGAAGACTGCCGACGGGCAGTACCTGCTCAACGGGAACCTGGCCATCTCCGCCATCGAACAGGACATCTTGGTGAAGGGGACCATCCTCAAGTACAGCGGTTCCATTGCCACCCTGGAGCGGCTGCAGAGCTTCCAGCCCCTGCCCGAGCCTCTGACCGTGCAGCTCCTGACAGTCCCCGGGGAGGTCTTTCCCCCCAGAGTCAAATACACCTTCTACGTCCCAAACGACGTGAACTTCAGCATCCAGAGCGGCAAGGAGAGGACAACCACCAATGTCATCCAGCCCCTGCTCAACGTGCAGTGGGTGCTGGGAGACTGGTCTGAGTGCTCCAGCAGCTGCGGAGCTGGCTGGCAGCGGCGGACCGTGGAGTGCCTGGACCCCAGCGGCCAGGCCTCTGCCACCTGCGACGAGGCTCTGAAGCCTGAGGATGCCAAGCCCTGCGGGAGCCAGCCGTGCTCCCCGTGA